A window of Nodularia sp. LEGE 06071 contains these coding sequences:
- a CDS encoding tetratricopeptide repeat protein, with protein sequence MNSHSFLASGNQQNNRYNFVSNSTFHAREHENNARGESALGDDYLRSCALSSARQGNYTEAIALLTELINRRPQSSVNYNNRGLIYFQSGEMPKALVDYNTALQLNPNLASAYNNRANYHAACEELTAALADYDQAIDLNPGYVRARINRGITLRDLAQYEEAIENFEVAMLFGQLEGHIWAERGRTYHLWGDWNCAIADYRRALTQLPGLDRKNDMSGYRLRLQIENWLNELLFPENLNE encoded by the coding sequence ATGAATAGCCATTCATTTTTAGCTTCTGGTAACCAGCAAAATAATCGATACAATTTTGTGTCAAATAGTACTTTTCATGCTAGGGAGCATGAGAATAACGCTAGAGGTGAATCTGCTTTAGGGGACGACTATTTACGCTCTTGCGCTTTGAGTTCGGCTCGACAAGGAAATTATACTGAAGCGATCGCCTTACTGACAGAATTAATTAATCGCCGTCCCCAAAGTTCGGTTAATTACAACAATCGGGGATTGATTTATTTTCAGAGTGGCGAAATGCCAAAAGCTCTGGTTGATTACAACACAGCCCTGCAATTGAATCCTAATTTAGCTAGCGCTTATAACAATCGAGCCAATTACCATGCTGCTTGTGAGGAATTAACCGCCGCACTCGCTGATTACGACCAGGCGATTGATTTGAATCCTGGTTATGTCCGGGCGCGGATTAACAGAGGAATTACTTTACGTGATTTGGCACAATACGAAGAAGCGATTGAGAACTTTGAGGTAGCAATGCTTTTCGGTCAACTAGAAGGTCATATTTGGGCAGAACGGGGCAGAACTTATCATCTTTGGGGTGATTGGAATTGTGCGATCGCTGATTATCGTCGCGCCCTGACTCAACTACCCGGACTAGATCGTAAAAACGATATGTCTGGCTACCGATTGCGTTTACAGATCGAAAACTGGTTAAACGAGCTGTTGTTTCCGGAAAATCTCAATGAGTAG
- a CDS encoding GxxExxY protein, protein METNRQVAKNAKKEEPSQEVDRLAYAVIGAALEVHQLLGPGFLEQVYKEALIIELFRRGIPHEFEKPVTVNYKGHEVGTGRLDFLIANCLIVELKAVQNLAPIHEAQVLSYLKMTKHPLALLINFNVPLLKDGIKRIILTS, encoded by the coding sequence ATGGAAACGAACCGCCAAGTAGCCAAGAACGCCAAGAAAGAAGAGCCAAGTCAGGAAGTAGATAGGTTGGCTTATGCTGTGATTGGAGCAGCGCTTGAGGTACATCAACTGTTGGGGCCTGGGTTTTTGGAGCAAGTGTATAAGGAGGCGTTGATTATAGAATTGTTCAGGCGCGGGATACCTCATGAATTTGAAAAGCCTGTAACAGTAAATTACAAAGGACATGAAGTAGGTACAGGGAGATTAGATTTTTTGATAGCCAATTGTCTAATTGTGGAATTAAAAGCTGTCCAAAACCTAGCCCCAATTCACGAAGCTCAAGTTCTCTCGTACCTAAAAATGACCAAACACCCACTCGCCCTCCTAATCAACTTTAACGTCCCCCTCCTCAAAGACGGTATCAAACGAATCATCCTCACCTCCTAA
- the psaM gene encoding photosystem I reaction center subunit XII — MPISDTQVYIALAVALIPGILAWRLATELYK; from the coding sequence ATGCCTATCTCAGACACTCAAGTGTACATTGCTCTAGCTGTAGCGCTGATTCCAGGAATTCTGGCTTGGCGTTTAGCAACAGAACTTTATAAGTAA
- a CDS encoding DNA recombination-mediator protein A yields the protein MSQSTDITKLDTLAQELATIQQTGSKRIALLGSRHVPITHQNLIEMMTYALVLSGNRVITSGATGTNSAAIKGAMRADPNLLTVILPQSLSRQPQESRQQLEQVMHLVENPSNDNLSLAEASYICNKEIVSRCQQLICFAFHDSRTLLQTCGDAEEQRKVVTLFYFD from the coding sequence TTGAGCCAGTCAACAGATATTACCAAACTCGATACATTAGCGCAGGAACTGGCGACCATCCAGCAAACGGGTTCTAAGCGAATCGCCTTGCTGGGTTCTCGTCATGTGCCAATTACGCATCAGAATCTCATTGAAATGATGACCTATGCCCTGGTTCTATCAGGGAATCGGGTAATCACCTCTGGGGCTACAGGTACAAATTCAGCTGCCATTAAGGGAGCAATGCGGGCAGATCCCAATTTATTAACGGTGATTTTACCCCAAAGTTTGTCACGCCAGCCCCAGGAATCGCGCCAGCAACTAGAGCAGGTGATGCATCTGGTAGAAAATCCCAGTAATGATAATCTGTCTTTAGCTGAAGCTAGTTATATTTGTAATAAGGAGATTGTCTCGCGCTGCCAGCAACTGATCTGTTTTGCATTTCACGACAGTCGCACTCTGCTGCAAACTTGTGGAGATGCCGAAGAACAAAGAAAAGTGGTGACGCTTTTCTACTTTGACTAA
- a CDS encoding FGGY-family carbohydrate kinase: MGFYLGIDFGTSGVRGVVINHQACTQAEIKYPWPDEAVSDLATTWETALFTLLAEIPENLRREVKAIAINGTSSTVLLCDAAGQPVDAPLLYNDPRGSVVLEQLRNIAPPHHNVLSATSSLAKLLWMIQQPTFSQAKYFLHQADWLGFLLHGYLGISDYHNALKLGYDVEQLKYPEWLEKLQLPIQLPRVLPPGTPIAKLRPEIATQFNFAADCLVCAGTTDSIAAFLASGAKSPGEAVTSLGSTLAVKLLSRTRVEDSRYGIYSHRLGNLWLAGGASNTGGAVLKQFFSAAELERFSGEIDVTTASGLDYYPLLRPGDRFPINDPDLLPRLSPRPDDPVAFLHGLLEGMARIEARGYGLLQEMGADTLTRVYTAGGGAGNSTWCAIRKGVLRVSVVSSVHTEAAFGSALLAMKGVGFFLRTAKSPRTPREELGGEDDSFDTVFEEGDVKVD; encoded by the coding sequence ATGGGTTTTTATTTGGGGATCGATTTTGGGACATCTGGGGTTAGGGGTGTGGTGATTAATCATCAAGCTTGCACCCAGGCAGAAATCAAGTATCCTTGGCCAGATGAGGCTGTTTCTGACTTAGCAACTACTTGGGAAACGGCTTTATTTACATTACTGGCAGAAATACCTGAGAACTTGCGCCGAGAAGTCAAGGCGATCGCGATTAATGGTACTTCATCTACGGTCTTGCTGTGTGATGCTGCTGGTCAGCCTGTAGATGCACCTTTACTGTACAATGATCCGCGGGGATCAGTGGTGCTAGAGCAGTTGAGAAATATTGCGCCACCGCATCATAATGTATTAAGTGCCACTTCCAGCTTGGCTAAACTTTTGTGGATGATCCAACAACCGACTTTTAGTCAGGCGAAATATTTTCTGCATCAAGCTGATTGGTTAGGATTTCTGCTGCATGGGTATTTGGGAATTAGTGATTATCACAATGCTTTAAAACTGGGCTATGACGTGGAACAGTTGAAATATCCAGAATGGCTGGAGAAACTGCAATTACCGATTCAGCTACCGAGAGTTTTACCTCCTGGTACTCCCATTGCTAAATTGCGCCCGGAAATAGCCACTCAGTTTAATTTTGCTGCTGATTGCTTGGTGTGTGCTGGGACAACTGATAGTATTGCGGCTTTTCTGGCTAGTGGGGCTAAATCGCCAGGGGAGGCGGTGACTTCGTTGGGTTCGACGCTGGCGGTCAAATTATTGAGTCGGACGCGTGTGGAGGATTCACGATACGGTATTTATAGCCATCGTTTGGGTAATTTATGGCTGGCTGGGGGGGCTTCTAATACTGGGGGGGCTGTGCTAAAACAATTTTTTAGTGCGGCTGAGTTGGAAAGGTTTAGCGGCGAGATTGATGTGACTACGGCTAGTGGGTTAGATTATTATCCATTGTTGCGGCCAGGCGATCGCTTTCCGATTAATGATCCCGATTTATTACCACGATTATCACCACGCCCGGATGATCCTGTGGCGTTTTTGCATGGGTTGTTGGAAGGTATGGCTAGGATTGAAGCGCGTGGGTATGGTTTATTGCAGGAAATGGGGGCGGATACTTTAACTCGTGTTTATACGGCTGGGGGTGGGGCGGGGAATTCTACTTGGTGTGCTATTCGGAAGGGAGTTTTAAGGGTTTCTGTGGTTTCTTCTGTGCATACTGAGGCTGCTTTTGGTTCGGCGCTTTTGGCTATGAAGGGGGTTGGTTTTTTTTTACGAACCGCCAAGTCGCCAAGAACGCCAAGGGAGGAGTTAGGAGGTGAGGATGATTCGTTTGATACCGTCTTTGAGGAGGGGGACGTTAAAGTTGATTAG
- a CDS encoding glutathione S-transferase family protein, which yields MLKLYGGARSRASIVQWYLEELGVGYEFVMLEMQAGEHLQPEYLKINPMGKVPAIVDGDFQLWESGAILLYLADKYGKTPLSLEERGIFSQWVLFGNATLATGIFVEASREKETPRLLTPLNEIFERQSFLLGDEFTVADVAVGSILAYIPIMLKLDLSAYPAVLNYIKRISERPAFQKSIGGG from the coding sequence ATGCTAAAACTTTACGGCGGCGCTCGTAGTCGAGCCTCAATTGTCCAGTGGTATCTAGAAGAACTGGGCGTTGGCTATGAATTTGTGATGTTGGAGATGCAGGCGGGCGAACACCTACAGCCTGAGTACCTGAAGATTAACCCAATGGGTAAAGTACCAGCAATTGTGGATGGTGACTTCCAGCTTTGGGAATCAGGGGCAATTTTACTGTATCTTGCCGACAAATACGGCAAAACCCCACTTTCACTAGAAGAGCGGGGGATATTTTCCCAGTGGGTATTATTTGGCAATGCTACCCTTGCTACTGGGATTTTTGTAGAAGCCAGTCGAGAAAAAGAAACGCCCCGCTTGCTAACTCCCTTGAATGAGATTTTTGAGCGACAATCTTTTTTACTGGGTGATGAATTCACTGTTGCGGATGTAGCTGTGGGGTCTATCCTGGCTTACATTCCCATCATGCTGAAGTTAGACTTGAGCGCCTACCCAGCCGTTTTGAACTATATCAAGCGCATATCTGAGCGTCCGGCGTTTCAAAAAAGCATTGGCGGCGGTTAG
- the ebsA gene encoding type IV pilus biogenesis protein EbsA translates to MSIEQLQPASPQQANVYLPYIQSAKRNFLPLALSLYQKGILEGHRKIEGGDSISFVASWNVATLPSDLTRCRIQFEGNAELSYEVMMASFEFMSFLIELMENYKRHRLTDFSQAFYRKVLRMDE, encoded by the coding sequence ATGTCTATTGAGCAACTCCAACCTGCCAGTCCACAACAAGCAAACGTTTACTTACCTTATATTCAGAGTGCGAAGCGTAATTTTTTACCACTTGCCCTGAGTCTTTACCAAAAAGGCATTTTGGAGGGACATCGCAAAATTGAAGGCGGTGACAGTATTTCCTTTGTCGCTTCTTGGAATGTTGCCACCCTGCCTTCCGATTTAACACGTTGCCGGATACAGTTTGAGGGGAATGCGGAACTTAGCTATGAAGTGATGATGGCAAGTTTTGAATTTATGAGTTTTTTGATTGAACTTATGGAAAATTATAAGCGCCATCGCCTGACTGATTTTTCACAAGCCTTTTACCGCAAAGTGCTGCGTATGGACGAATAA
- a CDS encoding glycosyltransferase yields the protein MPANSWPEDDYYNELDQLNSLLSDQSADEEESVVEVNAMSLPSRFQGRRRKAALVLTVVWSGTIALHLASWGSIFILGLTTLLGFHALVVVFAKPRRYGKEMQGDFPSVSVLVAAKNEEAVIGKLVKNLCNLEYPDGQYEVWIIDDNSTDKTPELLAELAQEYNQLKVLRRSPEASGGKSGALNQVLPLTKGEIVAVFDADAQVVPDLLLQVAPLFQREKVGAVQVRKAIANAKENFWTQGQMAEMALDTWFQQQRVGIGGIGELRGNGQFVRRTALESFGGWNEETITDDLDMTLRLHLNKWDIECTFYPAVQEEGVTNAIALWHQRSRWAEGGYQRYLDYWDLILKNRLGVRKTWDMLIFMFTMYILPTAAVPDILMAVARHRLPMLGPVTTLSVSMSVVGMFAGLKRIRQDKEFNISTSFQLLLQTLRGSLYMLHWLVVMSATTARMSVRPKRLKWIKTVHSGSGDS from the coding sequence ATGCCAGCGAATTCCTGGCCCGAAGACGATTATTACAACGAGCTTGACCAACTTAACTCCCTATTATCCGACCAATCGGCAGACGAGGAGGAGTCAGTGGTAGAGGTAAATGCCATGTCTCTACCATCTCGGTTTCAAGGACGTAGACGCAAAGCCGCTCTGGTTTTGACTGTGGTTTGGAGCGGTACAATCGCTCTGCATTTAGCTTCTTGGGGTTCAATATTCATTCTAGGACTGACTACTCTCCTGGGTTTTCACGCTTTAGTGGTGGTATTTGCTAAACCCCGGCGCTATGGCAAAGAAATGCAGGGAGATTTTCCCTCTGTATCTGTGTTAGTAGCAGCCAAAAATGAAGAAGCAGTTATTGGTAAATTAGTCAAGAATCTTTGTAATCTAGAATATCCAGATGGGCAGTATGAAGTCTGGATAATTGACGATAATAGCACCGATAAGACACCGGAGTTATTAGCGGAACTAGCCCAAGAATATAACCAACTCAAGGTTCTCAGGCGTTCTCCAGAAGCGAGTGGCGGCAAATCTGGAGCCTTGAATCAGGTATTGCCATTGACTAAGGGCGAAATTGTCGCAGTGTTTGATGCTGATGCTCAGGTAGTACCAGACTTACTGCTACAGGTAGCACCTTTATTCCAACGCGAAAAGGTGGGGGCGGTGCAGGTGCGAAAAGCGATCGCCAATGCCAAGGAAAATTTCTGGACTCAGGGTCAAATGGCAGAAATGGCTTTAGATACCTGGTTTCAGCAACAACGTGTCGGCATCGGTGGGATTGGCGAACTGCGCGGTAATGGTCAATTTGTCCGGCGTACAGCCTTAGAAAGTTTTGGGGGATGGAATGAAGAAACCATCACCGATGATTTGGATATGACTTTGCGCCTACATTTAAATAAATGGGACATTGAATGTACATTTTACCCAGCTGTGCAAGAAGAAGGGGTGACAAATGCGATCGCTCTTTGGCATCAGCGCAGTCGGTGGGCAGAAGGTGGGTATCAGCGCTATTTAGATTACTGGGATCTCATCCTCAAAAACCGCTTGGGTGTGCGAAAAACCTGGGATATGCTGATCTTTATGTTCACTATGTATATCCTACCCACGGCAGCAGTTCCAGATATATTAATGGCGGTAGCTCGGCATCGTCTACCAATGTTAGGCCCTGTAACTACACTCTCAGTCAGTATGTCTGTTGTAGGGATGTTTGCCGGACTCAAGCGTATACGTCAAGATAAGGAATTTAATATTTCTACCTCTTTTCAGTTACTGCTACAAACGCTGCGTGGCTCTTTATATATGTTGCATTGGTTGGTAGTCATGAGTGCTACCACTGCTCGGATGTCCGTCAGACCAAAGCGCCTGAAATGGATTAAAACCGTGCATTCAGGTAGCGGCGACTCATAA
- a CDS encoding MAPEG family protein, translating into MVSQLPVSAVLLYSIAAAVVLIYLPFLLVAYARVQIGYEALATPRAMFDKLPPYAQRATWAHQNSFETFMLFATAALMAYVTGVNSPTAAVAAIAFVVARLLYSIFYILNIPLLRSLMFAIGSFGSATLIILSIIQATS; encoded by the coding sequence ATGGTCTCTCAACTGCCTGTGTCTGCTGTTTTGTTGTACTCTATTGCGGCTGCTGTTGTTCTGATTTATCTGCCGTTTTTACTGGTAGCTTATGCTCGTGTGCAGATTGGGTATGAAGCCCTTGCTACTCCTCGCGCCATGTTTGATAAATTGCCCCCCTATGCTCAAAGAGCCACCTGGGCGCATCAAAACTCCTTTGAAACGTTTATGTTGTTTGCCACCGCAGCATTGATGGCATACGTAACTGGTGTTAATTCTCCTACAGCCGCCGTCGCCGCGATCGCTTTTGTTGTGGCGCGTTTGCTATACTCAATTTTTTATATTTTGAATATACCCCTATTGCGATCGCTAATGTTTGCCATTGGCTCTTTTGGCTCTGCGACTCTGATCATTTTGAGCATTATCCAAGCTACTAGTTAA
- a CDS encoding YajQ family cyclic di-GMP-binding protein, giving the protein MASTYSFDIVSDFDRQELVNAVDQVVRDIKGRYDLKDTQTTLELNEQSINVSTDSEFTLDSVHTILREKAAKRNLSQKIFEFGKVESASGNRVRQEITLKKGISQEIAKQISKLIRDEFKKVQASIQGDSVRVSAKVKDDLQDVMQRVKQEDFPVALQFTNYR; this is encoded by the coding sequence ATGGCTTCTACATATTCCTTTGACATTGTGAGCGACTTTGACCGACAAGAATTAGTGAATGCTGTCGATCAAGTTGTGCGAGATATCAAAGGTCGTTATGACCTCAAAGATACTCAAACTACTCTGGAGTTGAACGAGCAAAGCATTAATGTCAGTACTGACAGCGAGTTTACCTTAGACTCTGTTCACACCATCCTGCGAGAAAAAGCCGCCAAGCGTAACCTTTCTCAGAAAATTTTTGAGTTTGGCAAAGTTGAATCAGCTAGCGGAAACCGTGTACGTCAAGAAATCACCCTCAAAAAAGGTATCAGTCAGGAAATTGCTAAACAAATTTCCAAATTGATTCGCGATGAATTCAAAAAAGTACAAGCCTCAATTCAAGGTGATTCTGTCAGGGTTTCGGCTAAAGTTAAGGATGACTTACAAGATGTGATGCAGCGGGTAAAACAAGAAGATTTTCCTGTGGCTTTGCAATTCACTAATTACCGTTAA
- a CDS encoding DRTGG domain-containing protein produces MPKSAKCLLIGSTETYSGKSATVLGLSHQLQQNGLDIAYGKPLGTCFSASGGTVVEEDVQFIAHSLSLATNRVAPTMLALDEVNVQKRLRGEDKTDYCQLLKQQYLQISQGDLVLLEGPGDLTQGHLFDLSLLQVAQALDAAVLLVARYNSLLSAEALLSAKQYVGDRLVGVVINDIPSEQLEIVDAELCPYLEKQGIPVLATLPKSDLLRSVSVGELVTQLNADVLCRRDRLDLMVESLAIGAMNVNSAVKYFRKRRNMAVVTGGDRVEIQQAALETSTQCLILTGQLPPPPFILNRAEELEIPILSVDLDTLTTVEIIDRTFGQVRVHEPIKVQCIRQLMTEHFDVERLLSKLGLTPAGALP; encoded by the coding sequence GTGCCAAAATCTGCTAAATGTTTGCTGATTGGCTCAACGGAAACTTATAGTGGTAAATCTGCCACAGTTTTGGGTTTGTCTCATCAGCTACAGCAAAACGGACTAGATATTGCCTACGGTAAACCGCTAGGCACTTGTTTTAGTGCATCTGGCGGAACCGTAGTTGAGGAAGATGTCCAGTTTATTGCCCATAGTCTGAGCTTGGCAACAAACCGTGTTGCTCCCACAATGCTGGCTTTGGATGAGGTCAATGTCCAAAAACGCTTACGCGGCGAAGACAAAACCGATTATTGTCAGCTCTTAAAACAGCAATATTTGCAAATTTCCCAAGGAGATTTGGTGTTGCTAGAGGGGCCTGGTGATTTGACACAAGGACATCTGTTTGATTTGTCTCTGTTACAGGTGGCCCAAGCATTAGATGCGGCTGTGCTATTGGTAGCTCGTTATAATTCGCTGCTTTCCGCTGAGGCGTTATTGTCTGCTAAACAGTATGTGGGCGATCGCTTGGTGGGAGTTGTGATTAATGATATCCCTAGCGAACAATTAGAAATAGTTGACGCTGAATTATGTCCGTATTTAGAAAAGCAAGGCATTCCCGTATTAGCAACATTGCCGAAAAGTGACTTGCTACGCAGTGTCAGCGTTGGGGAATTGGTAACCCAGTTAAATGCTGACGTTCTCTGTCGCCGCGATCGCCTAGATTTGATGGTGGAGAGTTTGGCAATTGGCGCGATGAATGTCAATTCGGCTGTGAAGTATTTCCGCAAACGCCGAAATATGGCAGTAGTTACAGGAGGCGATCGCGTGGAAATTCAACAAGCCGCCTTAGAAACTTCTACACAATGCCTGATTTTGACCGGACAACTGCCACCACCCCCGTTTATTCTCAATCGTGCTGAAGAGCTAGAAATCCCCATCCTATCGGTTGATTTAGATACCCTCACTACTGTGGAAATTATTGACCGGACTTTTGGTCAAGTACGGGTACACGAACCGATTAAGGTTCAGTGCATTCGCCAGTTAATGACTGAGCATTTTGACGTTGAGCGCTTGTTATCTAAACTCGGCTTAACTCCCGCCGGGGCATTACCTTAG